From a region of the Neobacillus niacini genome:
- a CDS encoding FAD-dependent oxidoreductase, which yields MPEKFDVIVVGAGPAGTSCALVCAQKGLNVLLIERGEYPGSKNVMGGVLYRKQMEELIPEFWKEAPLERPVIEQRFWMMDKESVVQFGYKGLEWGVEPYNNFTVLRAQFDQWFAKKAVEAGALLINETVVTECIVENGKVIGVRTDRPNGEVYADVVVLADGVNSLLSKQLGFHKEFRPDEVALTVMEVINLPKEKINDRFNLEDNQGCTIEIFGDSTKGNLGTAFLYTNKDSLNIGVGTTLSSMIKSKMKPYDLLDYLKTHPMVKPMLAGGESAEYLAHLIPEGGYRSVPKVAGNGVVVVGDAAQLVNAIHREGSNMAMHSGLLAAETVIEAKHRGDFSESSLNLYRQKLYDSFIIKDLEKYKDATHTFENNPQYFKEYVPMMNKAMSKFFTVDGTPKRDKQKEIMKSVTAERGTFKVIQDIYRAWKAVK from the coding sequence ATGCCAGAAAAATTTGATGTTATTGTTGTTGGTGCAGGACCAGCAGGAACTTCTTGCGCACTTGTATGTGCTCAAAAGGGCTTAAACGTACTGCTTATTGAAAGAGGAGAATATCCTGGAAGCAAAAACGTAATGGGCGGGGTGTTGTATCGGAAGCAAATGGAAGAGTTAATTCCAGAATTTTGGAAGGAAGCTCCACTTGAAAGACCTGTTATCGAGCAGCGTTTTTGGATGATGGATAAGGAATCAGTCGTTCAATTTGGTTACAAAGGACTTGAATGGGGTGTTGAACCATATAATAACTTCACAGTATTACGAGCGCAATTTGACCAGTGGTTTGCAAAAAAAGCGGTTGAAGCAGGGGCATTGTTAATCAATGAAACCGTTGTAACAGAATGTATTGTTGAAAACGGCAAAGTGATTGGTGTCCGTACGGACCGTCCGAATGGTGAAGTCTATGCTGACGTTGTTGTCCTGGCAGATGGGGTAAATTCACTGCTCTCAAAGCAGTTAGGATTCCATAAGGAATTCCGCCCTGATGAAGTGGCTCTGACCGTAATGGAAGTTATTAATTTACCAAAAGAAAAAATTAATGATCGATTTAACTTAGAAGATAATCAAGGCTGTACGATTGAAATATTTGGTGATTCAACAAAAGGGAATCTTGGAACAGCATTTTTATATACGAATAAGGATAGTTTGAATATAGGGGTAGGTACAACTCTATCAAGTATGATCAAATCAAAAATGAAGCCTTATGATCTTTTAGACTATCTAAAAACACATCCAATGGTTAAGCCAATGCTGGCAGGTGGAGAGTCAGCAGAGTATCTTGCCCACCTCATTCCAGAGGGAGGATATCGTTCAGTACCAAAGGTTGCTGGAAACGGTGTAGTGGTAGTTGGTGACGCTGCACAGCTTGTTAACGCAATCCACCGTGAAGGCTCGAACATGGCAATGCACTCTGGCTTACTGGCTGCAGAGACCGTAATTGAGGCGAAGCACCGTGGAGACTTCTCTGAGTCTAGTTTAAATCTTTACCGTCAAAAGCTTTATGATAGTTTCATAATCAAAGATTTAGAGAAATATAAAGACGCTACACACACATTTGAAAACAACCCACAATATTTTAAAGAATATGTTCCAATGATGAACAAGGCTATGAGCAAATTCTTTACAGTAGACGGAACACCAAAACGTGATAAGCAGAAAGAAATTATGAAGAGTGTAACGGCAGAAAGAGGAACATTTAAGGTGATACAAGATATTTATCGAGCTTGGAAGGCGGTGAAATAA
- a CDS encoding electron transfer flavoprotein subunit beta/FixA family protein, producing MHIVVCVKQVPDTKIIKINPKTNTLDRRSAPAILNPYDAHAVQEAVSIREKTGGTISVLSMGPPQATAVIKKSIEIGADRGYLITDRAFAGADTLATSYALFKALEKINKEIPVDMIICGKHAIDGDTGQVGPGIARRLDIPPVTNVIEVTEVNLEEKTVLIKRKLSNGYELIQAEMPCLLTVEKEINQIEYSPMPNMIKAARYEPVIWAVSDLENVDRVQLGLKGSPTIVGKMFTPPRPEGGKKIEGSPDEQVNQLMDILLEQKDVLTLQSSKQ from the coding sequence TGCACATTGTCGTATGTGTAAAACAAGTACCAGATACAAAAATCATTAAAATCAATCCCAAAACAAACACACTCGACCGACGAAGCGCACCAGCCATTTTGAATCCTTATGATGCTCATGCTGTACAAGAAGCTGTAAGCATTCGTGAAAAGACCGGCGGTACGATCTCAGTTTTGTCGATGGGACCGCCGCAAGCAACCGCAGTGATTAAGAAAAGTATTGAGATAGGTGCGGACCGGGGATATTTGATTACGGACCGTGCTTTTGCTGGGGCTGATACACTTGCAACCAGCTATGCCTTATTTAAAGCATTAGAAAAAATCAACAAGGAAATTCCTGTTGATATGATTATTTGCGGCAAGCATGCCATTGATGGAGACACTGGTCAGGTAGGACCTGGTATTGCCAGAAGGTTGGATATTCCACCGGTAACCAATGTAATTGAAGTAACTGAAGTCAATTTAGAAGAAAAAACGGTGTTAATCAAAAGAAAATTATCCAACGGCTATGAATTAATTCAAGCAGAAATGCCATGCCTTCTGACCGTTGAAAAGGAAATAAACCAGATCGAATATTCACCCATGCCAAATATGATTAAAGCTGCAAGATATGAACCGGTAATTTGGGCTGTTAGTGATCTTGAAAATGTGGACCGTGTACAGCTTGGACTAAAAGGATCGCCAACAATCGTTGGAAAAATGTTCACTCCTCCTCGTCCTGAAGGCGGGAAAAAAATTGAAGGCTCTCCAGATGAGCAGGTTAACCAACTCATGGATATCTTGCTGGAGCAAAAAGACGTATTAACATTACAGTCATCTAAACAATAA
- a CDS encoding ferredoxin family protein, giving the protein MSTKNIEEKQYLLRFKADTKSHLTVMDNDICMTKCPDKICTIFCPAEVYKWEGLRMQVGYEGCHECGSCRIGCPYQNIKWEYPKGGHGIVFRLA; this is encoded by the coding sequence ATGTCAACTAAGAATATCGAAGAAAAACAGTACCTTCTTCGTTTTAAAGCTGATACGAAATCCCATCTAACTGTTATGGACAATGATATCTGCATGACAAAATGCCCGGATAAGATTTGCACCATTTTCTGCCCTGCGGAAGTGTACAAATGGGAAGGATTACGGATGCAGGTTGGTTATGAAGGCTGCCACGAATGTGGAAGCTGCAGAATTGGCTGCCCGTACCAAAATATTAAATGGGAATATCCGAAAGGCGGACATGGAATAGTCTTTCGACTAGCATAA
- a CDS encoding electron transfer flavoprotein subunit alpha/FixB family protein — protein MNFDDYRGVWVFIEQNGGKIEGVSLELLGAGRKLADKLQVPLAGFLLGSGIKPLANQVIAYGADEVYLVDHPVLKDYRTESYMKGVMQLVPKYKPEIILYGATPNGKDLASAVATDLVTGLTADTTMLDVDVDNRLLEASRPAFGGNIMATILCKKHRPQMATVRPKVMKALEPDTGRTGKIIEESITLREEDMRTKVLQIVNDVTKKANLADAHVIVCGGKGMGDVQNFQILYELADTIGATVGGTRDVVEAGWLPHELQIGQTGETVTPKIYFAIALSGAIQHVVGMKNSDLIIAINKDPNAPIFDVATYGIVGDALEIVPKLIQQFKQLRTEKGGEISYARKI, from the coding sequence ATGAATTTTGATGATTACCGTGGCGTTTGGGTCTTCATTGAACAAAATGGCGGTAAAATTGAAGGAGTTTCACTCGAATTGCTTGGAGCGGGCAGAAAGCTGGCTGATAAATTACAAGTTCCATTGGCTGGTTTTTTACTTGGGAGCGGAATTAAACCATTGGCTAACCAAGTAATTGCATATGGTGCAGATGAAGTATACCTTGTTGACCATCCGGTTTTGAAAGATTATCGGACAGAATCCTACATGAAGGGTGTTATGCAGCTTGTACCAAAATACAAGCCAGAAATTATTCTTTACGGGGCAACACCAAATGGAAAAGATTTAGCCAGTGCTGTGGCAACTGATTTGGTTACAGGTCTGACTGCTGACACCACCATGCTCGATGTTGACGTAGATAACCGTTTACTTGAAGCTAGTCGTCCTGCATTTGGCGGTAATATTATGGCAACGATTCTCTGTAAAAAGCATCGGCCGCAAATGGCGACTGTAAGACCTAAGGTAATGAAGGCTCTTGAGCCAGATACAGGAAGAACGGGGAAAATAATTGAGGAAAGCATTACGCTAAGAGAAGAAGATATGCGCACAAAAGTACTGCAAATTGTGAATGACGTAACAAAAAAGGCAAATTTAGCTGATGCACATGTTATTGTCTGTGGTGGTAAAGGAATGGGAGATGTACAAAACTTCCAAATACTTTATGAACTAGCTGATACGATTGGAGCAACTGTCGGCGGTACAAGAGATGTGGTTGAAGCAGGATGGTTACCGCATGAGTTGCAAATTGGCCAGACTGGTGAAACCGTAACCCCAAAAATATATTTTGCGATTGCTTTGTCCGGGGCTATCCAGCATGTAGTAGGTATGAAAAACTCAGATTTGATTATCGCCATCAATAAGGATCCAAATGCACCGATATTTGATGTAGCCACATACGGGATTGTAGGAGATGCATTGGAAATTGTCCCGAAATTAATACAACAATTTAAACAGCTACGAACTGAAAAAGGTGGTGAAATAAGCTATGCCAGAAAAATTTGA